The following proteins are encoded in a genomic region of Natronorubrum halophilum:
- a CDS encoding DUF5779 family protein, with product MSDFDLDLRTVEEHIDEELDIEGSIVLGMLDGTTPSEEWFEAISKGNVLVLNVEGDVNELASSFARDVKESGGSLVHFRGFLIVTPPGVDVSTDRL from the coding sequence ATGAGCGACTTCGACCTCGACCTTCGAACCGTCGAGGAACACATCGACGAGGAACTCGATATCGAGGGCAGTATCGTCCTCGGGATGCTCGACGGAACGACCCCGTCCGAGGAGTGGTTCGAGGCGATCTCGAAGGGGAACGTCCTCGTGCTCAACGTCGAGGGCGACGTCAACGAACTGGCCTCGAGTTTCGCCCGCGACGTCAAGGAGTCCGGCGGCAGTCTCGTCCACTTTCGCGGCTTCCTGATCGTGACGCCGCCGGGCGTCGACGTGAGTACGGATCGACTCTGA
- a CDS encoding LeuA family protein produces the protein MQCLHKTTRPLTPVRGVEFFQGTLDSTDEIESARVFDTTLRDGEQSPGTSFSYDDKRQIASVLDDMGTHVIEAGFPVNSDAEFEAVRDIASSTSTTTCGLARVVDGDIEAALDSGVEMVHLFVSTSDVQIEDSMHSTRDEVVQRAVDSVERVSESGTTCMFSPMDATRTDEQYLIDVIEAVTEAGVDWINVPDTCGVATPTRFKALIEKIRAHTDARIDVHTHDDFGLATANALAGIEAGADQAQVSVNSIGERAGNAAYEEFVMAVESLYQTDTGIDTTRITELSEIVEEKSGMGTPGNKPIVGSNAFSHESGIHAAGIIENSDTFEPGVMTPEMVGAERQFVMGKHTGTHSVRKRLFECGFEPTDDQVRAVTRRVKDYGAEKRRVTVDDLERFATEAGVERQREEEEVRA, from the coding sequence ATACAATGTCTTCACAAGACAACCCGTCCTCTGACACCAGTCAGGGGGGTCGAGTTCTTCCAGGGCACGTTAGATTCCACTGACGAAATAGAGTCAGCACGTGTCTTTGATACCACTCTCCGGGATGGTGAACAATCACCCGGAACGTCGTTCTCCTACGACGACAAACGGCAGATCGCCTCCGTTCTGGACGACATGGGAACCCACGTCATCGAGGCTGGATTCCCGGTCAACTCGGACGCGGAGTTCGAAGCCGTTCGTGATATCGCGTCATCGACCTCGACGACGACGTGCGGATTGGCCCGCGTCGTCGATGGGGATATCGAGGCCGCACTGGATTCCGGTGTGGAAATGGTTCATCTGTTCGTCAGCACCAGCGACGTTCAGATCGAGGATTCGATGCACAGCACTCGAGACGAAGTCGTACAGCGCGCAGTCGACTCGGTCGAACGCGTCAGCGAGTCGGGAACGACCTGCATGTTCTCGCCGATGGACGCGACGCGAACCGACGAACAGTACCTGATCGACGTGATCGAGGCGGTCACGGAGGCGGGCGTCGACTGGATCAACGTTCCGGACACGTGCGGCGTCGCCACGCCGACCCGGTTCAAAGCACTAATCGAGAAGATCCGCGCCCACACCGACGCGCGGATCGACGTTCACACGCACGACGACTTCGGACTGGCCACCGCGAACGCGCTGGCCGGCATCGAAGCGGGAGCCGATCAGGCCCAAGTTTCGGTCAACTCCATCGGCGAGCGGGCCGGCAACGCCGCCTACGAGGAGTTCGTGATGGCCGTCGAATCGCTCTACCAGACCGATACGGGGATCGATACGACCCGCATCACTGAACTGTCGGAGATCGTCGAGGAGAAAAGCGGGATGGGGACGCCGGGCAACAAGCCTATCGTCGGCTCGAACGCCTTCTCTCACGAGAGCGGCATCCACGCTGCCGGCATCATCGAGAACTCCGACACGTTCGAGCCCGGTGTGATGACTCCCGAGATGGTCGGTGCCGAGCGCCAGTTCGTCATGGGGAAACACACCGGCACGCACTCGGTCCGCAAACGCCTGTTCGAGTGCGGGTTCGAACCCACGGACGATCAGGTGCGAGCGGTCACTCGCCGAGTCAAGGACTACGGCGCCGAGAAGCGCCGCGTCACCGTCGATGACCTGGAGCGCTTCGCCACCGAAGCCGGCGTCGAACGCCAGCGCGAAGAGGAGGAGGTGCGCGCCTAA
- a CDS encoding winged helix-turn-helix transcriptional regulator yields the protein MRDLDDTDLEILELLLENARRPYNEIAERVDLTPPAVSDRIARLEEQGLIRGFTIDVDREKLRGDVPVLIELEARPDAVDEVYAGATELPGVDTVAEGMDGRVIVRATLPDATARSWLESEIDLESLSGYNVTLLARSDRVAGLSAGGFSLECVVCGKEITGDGVTATVGGEVKTFCCPSCEDRYVSEYEDRRDALE from the coding sequence ATGCGCGACCTCGACGACACGGACCTCGAGATCCTCGAACTCCTCCTCGAGAACGCCCGCCGACCGTACAACGAGATCGCCGAGCGGGTCGATCTCACGCCCCCGGCCGTCTCGGATCGCATCGCCCGCCTCGAGGAGCAGGGACTCATTCGGGGGTTCACGATCGACGTCGACCGGGAGAAACTTCGGGGTGACGTCCCCGTCCTGATCGAACTCGAGGCGCGACCCGACGCGGTGGACGAGGTTTACGCCGGCGCGACCGAACTGCCGGGCGTCGACACGGTCGCCGAGGGGATGGACGGCCGCGTGATCGTCCGCGCGACGCTTCCCGACGCGACCGCGCGCTCGTGGCTCGAGTCCGAGATCGACCTCGAGTCGCTGTCCGGCTACAACGTCACGCTACTCGCGCGCTCGGATCGGGTCGCCGGCCTCTCGGCGGGCGGCTTCTCCCTCGAGTGCGTCGTCTGTGGCAAGGAGATCACCGGTGACGGCGTCACGGCGACGGTCGGCGGCGAGGTGAAGACGTTCTGCTGTCCCTCCTGCGAGGATCGGTACGTCAGCGAGTACGAGGACCGTCGGGACGCGCTCGAGTAG
- a CDS encoding YciE/YciF ferroxidase family protein, protein MTIDSIEDLFESGLQHAYHTEQRLVDALEDLEQTSSNEDLKSGFAEHREETQVHIDRIEEVFAQLDAEPQAEEDPVVEGMIEAHESFMSQDPSDEAIDRFNIAAGQHSEHYEISVYGNLIPMADQLGMDDAADTLEETLREEQDELETLSEMGEEFDYGELEASS, encoded by the coding sequence ATGACCATCGACTCAATAGAAGACCTCTTCGAATCCGGCCTCCAGCACGCCTATCACACCGAACAGCGCCTCGTCGACGCCCTCGAGGACCTCGAGCAGACCTCCTCGAACGAGGACCTCAAGAGCGGGTTCGCCGAGCACCGCGAGGAGACGCAGGTGCACATCGACCGCATCGAGGAGGTGTTCGCCCAGCTCGACGCCGAACCGCAAGCCGAGGAAGACCCCGTCGTCGAGGGGATGATCGAGGCCCACGAATCGTTCATGAGCCAGGACCCCAGCGACGAGGCTATCGATCGGTTCAACATCGCCGCCGGCCAGCACTCCGAACACTACGAGATTTCGGTCTACGGGAACCTCATCCCGATGGCCGACCAGCTCGGGATGGACGACGCGGCCGACACGCTCGAGGAGACGCTGCGCGAGGAGCAGGACGAACTCGAGACTCTCTCGGAGATGGGCGAGGAGTTCGATTACGGCGAACTGGAAGCCTCGAGCTAG
- the ilvB gene encoding biosynthetic-type acetolactate synthase large subunit produces the protein MSERAAKITPADGEEQDDDQITDSATPDAVTEVDTDADAGSEPTPKPVTTGAESVIRALENAGVEYAFGVQGGAIMPVYDALFDSDIYHVTMAHEQGAAHAADAYGIVSGEPGICLATSGPGATNLVTGIADADMDSDPLVALTGQVPTAFVGNDAFQETDTTGVTTPVTKDNSFSSDPDRVGSDVSEAFALAREGRPGPTLVDLPKDVTKAETDREPDEPRVPETYEVQERADPEIVAAAAERLENANRPVMLLGGGVIKGEASEACREFAIEHEIPVVTTMPGIGSFPEDHELSMEMAGMHGTGYANMAITHCDTMLAIGTRFDDRLTGGIETFAPDAELIHVDIDPAEISKNIHADYPLIGDAETVVEQLRESVTTSPKATKWRAQCQQWKSDYSMAYDAPEDEPVQPEFVVEALDEATADDTIVTTGVGQHQMWACQYWTYTEPRTWVSSHGLGTMGYGLPAAIGARFAADDDQDVVCIDGDGSFLMTLQGLSVAVRENLDITVAVLNNEYIGMVRQWQDAFFEGRHSASDYHWMPEFDKLAEAFGAAGFRIDEYDDVADTIEEAIAYDGPSVIDVHIDPQANVYPMVPSGGDNGQFALAEDQL, from the coding sequence ATGAGCGAACGTGCAGCCAAAATTACCCCAGCGGACGGAGAGGAACAGGACGACGACCAAATTACCGATAGCGCAACGCCGGACGCGGTCACCGAGGTCGACACCGATGCTGATGCGGGTTCGGAGCCGACACCGAAGCCAGTTACGACGGGTGCCGAGTCCGTCATCCGCGCACTGGAGAACGCGGGCGTCGAGTACGCCTTCGGCGTGCAAGGCGGTGCGATCATGCCCGTCTACGACGCCCTCTTCGATTCGGACATCTACCACGTGACGATGGCTCATGAACAGGGCGCAGCCCACGCGGCCGACGCCTACGGCATCGTCTCGGGAGAGCCGGGTATCTGCCTGGCCACGTCCGGTCCGGGCGCGACCAACCTCGTCACGGGCATCGCGGACGCCGACATGGACTCGGATCCGCTGGTCGCCCTCACGGGCCAGGTTCCGACGGCGTTCGTCGGTAACGACGCCTTTCAGGAGACCGATACGACCGGCGTCACGACGCCGGTCACGAAGGACAACTCCTTCTCGTCCGATCCGGACCGCGTCGGCAGCGACGTCAGCGAAGCCTTCGCGCTCGCCCGCGAGGGACGGCCGGGACCGACCCTGGTCGATCTGCCCAAAGACGTCACGAAAGCCGAGACGGACCGCGAACCCGACGAGCCTCGAGTTCCTGAGACCTACGAGGTCCAGGAGCGGGCCGATCCGGAGATCGTCGCGGCCGCGGCCGAACGCCTCGAGAACGCCAACCGGCCCGTTATGCTGCTGGGCGGCGGCGTGATCAAGGGCGAGGCCAGCGAGGCCTGCCGCGAGTTCGCCATCGAACACGAGATTCCGGTCGTCACCACGATGCCCGGCATCGGATCGTTCCCGGAGGACCACGAGCTATCGATGGAGATGGCCGGCATGCACGGCACCGGGTACGCCAACATGGCGATCACCCACTGCGATACGATGCTGGCAATCGGGACGCGATTCGACGATCGCCTGACCGGCGGCATCGAAACCTTCGCGCCCGACGCGGAGCTCATCCACGTCGACATCGATCCCGCCGAAATCTCGAAGAACATTCACGCGGACTATCCGCTGATCGGCGACGCCGAAACGGTCGTCGAGCAACTGCGCGAGTCGGTTACCACGTCGCCCAAAGCGACGAAGTGGCGCGCCCAGTGCCAGCAGTGGAAGTCCGACTACTCGATGGCCTACGACGCGCCCGAGGACGAACCCGTGCAACCGGAGTTCGTCGTCGAGGCGCTCGACGAGGCCACCGCCGACGACACCATCGTCACGACCGGCGTCGGCCAGCACCAGATGTGGGCCTGCCAGTACTGGACGTACACCGAGCCCCGAACGTGGGTCTCGAGTCACGGACTCGGGACGATGGGGTACGGCCTGCCCGCGGCGATCGGCGCGCGATTCGCGGCCGACGACGACCAGGACGTCGTCTGTATCGACGGCGACGGCTCGTTCCTGATGACGCTGCAGGGACTGTCCGTCGCCGTTCGCGAGAACCTCGACATCACGGTCGCGGTGCTCAACAACGAGTACATCGGAATGGTCCGGCAGTGGCAAGACGCCTTCTTCGAGGGCCGTCACTCCGCTTCGGACTACCACTGGATGCCCGAATTCGACAAGCTCGCGGAAGCCTTCGGCGCGGCCGGCTTCCGCATCGACGAGTACGACGACGTCGCGGACACCATCGAGGAGGCGATCGCCTACGACGGCCCGTCCGTGATCGACGTCCACATCGACCCGCAGGCGAACGTCTACCCGATGGTGCCAAGCGGCGGCGACAACGGCCAGTTCGCGCTGGCGGAGGACCAGCTATGA
- a CDS encoding ferritin-like domain-containing protein: MTTDEITDLLTEAYIDELETVMNYLTNAIVLDGVHAEEVKVSLEEDVQEELGHAQMLGERLKQLDQSPPGSEAFEANQHSLQPPADTTDVQSVIEGVIEAEDDAIETYRALHEAASEANDPVTEDVAVTILSDEEAHHTEFRGFHKEFPQD, from the coding sequence ATGACGACCGACGAAATTACCGACCTCCTGACGGAGGCCTACATCGACGAACTCGAGACCGTGATGAACTACCTGACGAACGCCATCGTCCTCGACGGCGTCCACGCCGAAGAGGTCAAAGTGAGCCTCGAGGAGGACGTCCAGGAGGAACTCGGGCACGCACAGATGCTCGGCGAGCGGTTGAAGCAACTCGATCAGTCGCCGCCGGGATCGGAGGCGTTCGAGGCCAACCAGCACAGCCTCCAGCCGCCCGCGGACACGACGGACGTGCAGTCGGTCATCGAGGGCGTCATCGAGGCCGAGGACGACGCGATCGAAACCTATCGCGCGCTCCACGAGGCCGCCTCGGAGGCGAACGATCCCGTCACGGAGGACGTCGCGGTGACGATCCTGTCCGACGAGGAGGCCCATCACACCGAGTTCCGCGGGTTCCACAAGGAGTTCCCGCAGGACTAG